One window of the Rhodothermales bacterium genome contains the following:
- a CDS encoding DUF368 domain-containing protein translates to MMPRWIVHVLQGIAIGAANVIPGVSGGTMALLFGIYERLIAVLGTLFKAGLDVVRLDFPGFRTRLTDMPWVFFLSLASGILLAPIAGAALIPDLLDAYPEISRSLFFGLILGSVPIPWLRITKRTASQLVVMALSAAVAFYLVGLPPRELADPSLLAFFLAAAVAICAMILPGVSGAFLLLILGMYKPVFQAIESFDVVVIGTFALGAGLGLGSFALGLKWLLDRYHDLTMAALVGLMAGSLRSLWPWLSEDRSMLLPDAGSDMLVVVAWGIFGAAISIGMLWWEVRRMRRKEQGPASSVPGRDRHHHT, encoded by the coding sequence ATGATGCCACGTTGGATTGTCCATGTCCTTCAGGGCATTGCCATTGGTGCCGCCAACGTCATTCCCGGAGTCAGCGGTGGCACCATGGCGCTGTTGTTCGGCATCTACGAACGACTGATTGCGGTTCTGGGGACCTTGTTCAAGGCCGGTCTGGATGTGGTCCGCCTGGATTTCCCCGGGTTCAGGACCCGCTTGACCGACATGCCGTGGGTGTTCTTCCTGTCTCTTGCATCCGGCATCCTGTTGGCACCCATTGCGGGGGCTGCCCTCATTCCCGACCTGCTCGACGCCTATCCGGAAATCAGCCGGAGTCTGTTTTTCGGGCTCATCCTGGGGTCGGTCCCCATCCCGTGGCTGCGAATTACGAAGCGGACCGCGTCCCAGCTCGTGGTCATGGCCCTTTCTGCCGCTGTAGCGTTCTACCTCGTCGGCCTGCCACCGAGGGAACTGGCCGACCCTTCGCTCCTGGCCTTCTTCCTGGCCGCTGCCGTGGCCATCTGCGCCATGATCCTCCCGGGGGTATCCGGCGCATTCCTGCTGCTCATCCTGGGCATGTACAAGCCCGTATTCCAGGCCATCGAGTCGTTTGATGTCGTGGTCATCGGCACCTTCGCCCTGGGTGCCGGGCTGGGGCTGGGCTCGTTCGCACTGGGCCTGAAATGGCTTCTGGACCGGTATCACGATCTGACCATGGCCGCCCTGGTGGGCCTCATGGCCGGATCCCTCCGCTCCCTGTGGCCATGGTTGTCGGAAGACCGGAGCATGTTGCTGCCCGATGCCGGCTCCGATATGCTTGTTGTGGTGGCGTGGGGCATCTTCGGCGCCGCCATATCCATTGGCATGTTGTGGTGGGAGGTCCGACGGATGCGCCGGAAAGAGCAGGGTCCTGCGTCCTCAGTTCCCGGTCGTGATCGGCACCACCACACTTGA
- a CDS encoding tetratricopeptide repeat protein translates to MRYIVLPEILSRPIHQRMNMFNFGFDDYDDFPDDGRLEELAARFEDATASSWFDSDTLEEIATFYFERGRFDESLRVVDRLLEMQPYSSDAWMRRGILLNNMSRHEEALDAYDKALELNPTDVETLVNRGITLDSLDRTEEALAAYDDAMRIDPNNDETLFNHGVTLERLNRIQEAVSVFERCAEINPEHPEVWYELGFCHDRLDRVEDSIASYDRHLDIDPYSNDAWYNRGIVLNRMGKYREAVESYDMAIVIAEEFASAHYNRGNALANLGDLRGAIAAYKRVIEIEGPDAATAYNIALAFEELKLYDSAIHYFEMAIEADDSYAEAWYGLGCTFDALERFEEALAFFNRAVVLNPDTPDFWYAKADCAYNLGRLAESINAYRTVVSISPENGEAWMDFAETLFEAGQVEQALNAYRKALDLKPDSAETYFSQAKALFAMGQSEESIRSLKMAFRLDPQQRDEFPHVYPELYRDVNIRHLLGFDG, encoded by the coding sequence TTGCGGTATATTGTGCTGCCTGAGATCCTGTCGCGGCCCATACACCAGCGGATGAACATGTTCAATTTCGGATTCGACGATTACGACGATTTTCCGGATGACGGACGGCTCGAAGAGCTTGCCGCTCGTTTCGAGGATGCAACCGCGTCTTCCTGGTTCGACTCCGATACGTTGGAGGAGATCGCCACGTTCTATTTCGAACGGGGTCGATTCGATGAATCCCTGCGGGTCGTGGACCGACTGCTGGAAATGCAGCCCTATTCGTCCGACGCATGGATGCGTCGCGGTATCCTGCTCAACAACATGAGCCGGCATGAGGAAGCGCTCGACGCCTACGACAAGGCGCTGGAGCTGAATCCGACGGACGTGGAAACACTTGTGAACCGGGGCATCACCCTGGACAGCCTGGATCGAACGGAAGAAGCGCTGGCCGCATACGACGATGCCATGCGCATTGACCCGAACAATGACGAAACGTTGTTCAACCACGGAGTCACCCTGGAGCGCCTGAACCGGATTCAGGAAGCCGTATCAGTTTTCGAGCGTTGTGCGGAAATCAACCCGGAGCATCCGGAAGTCTGGTACGAACTGGGGTTCTGCCATGACCGACTGGACCGCGTCGAGGATTCCATTGCGAGCTACGATCGCCACCTGGACATCGACCCGTACTCCAACGACGCGTGGTACAACCGCGGCATCGTGCTCAATCGGATGGGCAAGTACCGGGAAGCCGTCGAGTCCTATGACATGGCCATCGTCATTGCGGAGGAGTTCGCGTCAGCGCATTACAACCGCGGGAACGCACTCGCGAACCTCGGCGATCTGAGGGGGGCCATTGCCGCTTACAAGCGCGTCATCGAAATCGAAGGACCGGATGCGGCCACCGCCTACAACATTGCCCTCGCGTTCGAGGAACTGAAACTCTACGATTCGGCCATCCATTATTTCGAAATGGCCATCGAAGCGGACGATTCCTACGCAGAGGCCTGGTACGGACTGGGGTGCACCTTCGATGCCCTCGAGCGCTTCGAGGAAGCACTGGCGTTCTTCAACCGGGCCGTCGTACTGAACCCGGATACGCCAGATTTCTGGTACGCCAAGGCCGATTGTGCCTACAACCTGGGTCGCTTGGCCGAATCCATCAATGCCTACCGCACCGTGGTCAGCATCTCCCCCGAGAACGGGGAAGCCTGGATGGATTTTGCCGAGACGTTGTTCGAAGCCGGCCAGGTGGAGCAGGCACTGAATGCCTATCGCAAGGCCCTCGACCTGAAGCCGGACAGTGCAGAAACGTACTTCAGCCAGGCCAAGGCCCTGTTTGCCATGGGGCAATCGGAAGAAAGCATCCGATCCCTCAAAATGGCCTTCCGGCTCGATCCGCAGCAGCGGGATGAATTCCCGCATGTCTATCCGGAACTGTATCGCGACGTGAATATCCGTCACCTCCTGGGATTCGACGGTTAA
- the tmk gene encoding dTMP kinase, which yields MIISFEGIDGSGKSTQAHRLLHRLANAGYEPLFVREPGGTDVSERIRDLLLDKRNRIDPMAEMLLFSAARAQLVSEEIRPHSRGGGVVICDRFFDSTVAYQGGGRGIADPRWLLDFQETVTGGLVPDRTYYIRVPVDVARERLTHRDSRAGADRMENEDRAFFTRVTEAYDRIAEWAADRVRVIDGARDADAIAKAIWQDVEGLLPERN from the coding sequence ATGATCATCAGTTTTGAAGGCATAGACGGCTCAGGGAAGAGCACGCAGGCCCATCGCCTGCTCCACCGGCTGGCCAATGCAGGATACGAGCCTTTGTTCGTGCGGGAGCCGGGGGGGACGGACGTGTCCGAACGTATCCGCGACTTGCTGCTGGACAAGCGCAACCGGATTGATCCGATGGCCGAAATGCTGCTTTTTTCCGCGGCCCGGGCCCAGCTCGTGTCCGAGGAAATCCGGCCCCACTCCCGCGGGGGAGGAGTGGTCATCTGCGATCGGTTCTTCGATTCGACGGTGGCGTATCAGGGAGGCGGTCGCGGCATTGCCGACCCAAGGTGGCTGCTTGATTTCCAGGAAACGGTGACGGGCGGACTCGTTCCGGATCGCACCTATTATATACGTGTACCGGTGGACGTGGCCAGGGAGCGTCTGACGCATCGGGATTCCCGGGCCGGGGCGGATCGGATGGAGAACGAAGACCGGGCCTTCTTCACGCGGGTCACGGAGGCGTATGACCGCATTGCCGAATGGGCAGCGGACCGTGTTCGCGTCATTGATGGCGCGCGGGACGCCGATGCGATTGCGAAGGCCATCTGGCAAGATGTGGAAGGGTTGTTGCCGGAGCGGAACTGA
- a CDS encoding transcriptional repressor — MQTLAPHQLDEARARFQAYLKEQGLRQTTERQAIFEEVYLIDAHFDADELLSRLRAGNVAVSRATVYNTLELLVGCNLVVRHQFGNKQSTFERSYSFWQHDHLICLDCDHLYEFCDPRIQTIRDMVAEIFEFEISHHSLHMYGHCRKEACPHRDKAGAEAS, encoded by the coding sequence ATGCAGACACTGGCCCCACACCAACTCGACGAAGCACGCGCCCGGTTCCAGGCGTACCTGAAGGAGCAGGGGCTGCGTCAGACCACGGAACGGCAGGCGATTTTCGAGGAAGTCTACCTGATCGACGCCCACTTCGACGCCGACGAGTTGCTGTCCCGATTGCGCGCCGGCAATGTCGCCGTCAGCAGGGCGACGGTGTACAACACACTGGAGCTGCTGGTCGGCTGCAATCTGGTGGTGCGGCACCAGTTCGGCAACAAACAGTCGACCTTCGAGCGATCCTACAGCTTCTGGCAACACGACCACCTCATCTGTCTGGATTGTGACCACCTGTACGAATTCTGCGATCCGCGCATCCAGACCATCCGGGACATGGTGGCGGAGATCTTTGAATTTGAAATATCCCACCATTCCCTGCACATGTACGGCCACTGCCGGAAAGAGGCGTGTCCTCACAGGGACAAAGCCGGGGCGGAGGCGTCGTAA
- the pyrR gene encoding bifunctional pyr operon transcriptional regulator/uracil phosphoribosyltransferase PyrR: MRTRIMSARQVERTLNRLAYQIMERNRGAVNLVILGILQSGAVLADRLAADINRIENHDLHAFGLDTSTYRDDRADDAADTQQLPDLTDKDVILVDDVLFTGRTVRAALDAVVTFGRPRSIQLAVLIDRGHREFPIQPDYTGRVMPTKHREQVVVQTSPELGVDVVESQGD; encoded by the coding sequence GTGCGCACCCGGATCATGTCGGCCCGACAGGTTGAGCGAACCCTCAACCGGCTGGCCTATCAGATAATGGAGCGGAACCGGGGCGCGGTAAACCTGGTCATCCTGGGCATCCTTCAATCCGGTGCCGTCCTGGCCGATCGGCTTGCAGCCGACATCAACCGGATAGAGAACCACGACCTGCACGCTTTCGGTCTGGATACGTCAACCTATCGGGATGACCGGGCCGACGATGCCGCCGATACGCAGCAACTTCCGGATCTGACGGACAAGGACGTCATCCTGGTGGACGATGTACTGTTCACCGGCCGTACGGTCCGGGCGGCCCTGGATGCCGTCGTGACGTTCGGGCGTCCTCGATCCATCCAGCTGGCAGTCCTGATAGACCGGGGTCACCGGGAGTTTCCCATCCAGCCGGACTACACGGGACGCGTCATGCCCACCAAGCATCGTGAGCAGGTCGTTGTCCAGACTTCTCCTGAACTGGGTGTGGACGTCGTGGAAAGTCAGGGCGACTGA
- a CDS encoding PASTA domain-containing protein, translated as MSPRLRPLLDYMKNRYLWVGLSGFIVVGLAGLLLFNEVLMPSYTRYDVAVTVPDVTSITVEEGIARLEAEGFAAETVELRKPNVPRNVIIDQTPDPGSRVKPGRRVWVTVNSGDTTTVIVPNLESLPIREAQNHIIINDLIVADVLPDSIPSAHANTITRQDPEAGAHVSPRTPVTLWYSTGLGNTFVEVPDVVGMDVKEARQFLLERNLRSIVLGSLTGPAEDHVLPITGQSPAAGASVREGHEVRLRTERAQSP; from the coding sequence ATGAAGAACCGCTACCTCTGGGTCGGCCTGAGCGGATTCATTGTGGTGGGACTCGCCGGTCTGCTGCTCTTCAATGAAGTGCTCATGCCGTCCTATACCCGTTACGATGTAGCCGTGACCGTCCCCGATGTTACATCGATCACCGTGGAGGAAGGCATTGCCCGACTGGAAGCGGAAGGCTTCGCCGCCGAAACGGTCGAACTCCGCAAGCCGAATGTCCCGCGGAACGTGATCATCGATCAGACCCCCGACCCCGGCTCGCGTGTAAAACCGGGGCGCCGGGTCTGGGTCACGGTCAATTCGGGCGATACCACCACGGTGATCGTGCCGAACCTCGAGTCGCTCCCCATCCGTGAGGCGCAAAACCACATCATCATCAACGACCTTATTGTCGCGGATGTCCTGCCGGACTCCATACCGTCTGCCCACGCGAACACCATCACGCGCCAGGACCCCGAAGCCGGGGCCCACGTCTCACCGCGAACACCGGTCACCCTCTGGTACTCCACGGGACTGGGCAACACCTTCGTGGAAGTCCCTGATGTGGTCGGGATGGATGTCAAGGAAGCCCGGCAGTTCCTGCTGGAAAGAAACCTGCGATCCATCGTACTCGGCTCCCTGACCGGACCGGCGGAGGACCATGTACTTCCGATTACCGGACAGAGCCCGGCGGCAGGTGCGAGTGTCCGGGAAGGACACGAAGTCCGCCTGCGGACTGAACGGGCTCAGTCGCCCTGA